The following coding sequences lie in one Lolium perenne isolate Kyuss_39 chromosome 2, Kyuss_2.0, whole genome shotgun sequence genomic window:
- the LOC127335905 gene encoding uncharacterized protein isoform X4 codes for MAEQAADIPVSYSSSSTSPTSSIWESQQIMQIHAPLPSWSPHNGTLLVSATTDPVAFSMVPSSSSRSHLPSGHLWNKTVLNTRAHGSSSEHGGGNGHGKDFLSLLEARKVMPEMLDDFPAAACDYLKGMDSGDYSSMAGSSTYGLDSSGPYTGSSPPLTRHDEVLKSPPVYLGNSTLVQGSVMGFMPSQNHEVQQDGDQQQELGAPTGTFLHHMIPSSGAIHGSSLGYSGSGNERVFHESGEMQVSFDALSSLDAISFSGYRSNKELTHISQYEQHTISVRLEQPKARTSSRSASGAAGDPKKRKSEENLGGNGKKSKQDTSITSPPKAEVPSVKLGERDKIIALQQTISPYGKLHFVRRIGHQCCLKPSSTSNIYMSKYSYLVNPTWSISQIRRPFNGEVKRSRRQSMI; via the exons ATGGCTGAACAGGCAGCTGACATTCCAGTTAGTTACAGCAGCTCCTCCACTTCACCAACCAGCAGCATCTGGGAGAGCCAACAGATCATGCAGATCCACGCACCACTCCCCTCATGGAGCCCCCACAACGGCACGCTCCTTGTCTCCGCTACCACTGACCCTGTAGCCTTCTCCATGGTCCCTTCGTCATCGTCCCGCTCGCACCTGCCGAGTGGGCATCTATGGAATAAGACTGTCCT CAATACCAgagctcatgggagcagcagtgaGCATGGTGGGGGCAACGGCCATGGAAAGGACTTTCTTTCCTTGCTTGAAGCGAGGAAGGTGATGCCAGAGATGCTCGATGATTTCCCCGCTGCGGCATGCGACTACCTCAAAGGCATGGACAGTGGTGACTACAGCAGCATGGCCGGATCATCTACCTACGGTTTGGACAGCAGTGGCCCATACACTGGCTCCAGTCCTCCGCTCACCAGGCATGACgaggttctgaaatctccaccagTGTACCTGGGGAACAGTACTTTGGTGCAAGGGAGCGTGATGGGCTTCATGCCAAGCCAGAATCATGAGGTACAACAAGATGGTGACCAGCAGCAGGAGCTTGGAGCTCCCACTGGGACATTTCTGCACCATATGATTCCTAGTAGTGGTGCGATTCATGGAAGCTCTCTGGGTTATTCTGGCTCTGGGAATGAAAGGGTTTTTCATGAGTCCGGAGAAATGCAGGTTTCTTTTGATGCTTTGAGTTCGCTGGATGCTATCTCTTTTAGTGGCTACAGATCAAACAAAGAATTGACACATATCAGTCAATATGAGCAACATACTATATCGGTAAGACTG GAGCAGCCAAAGGCAAGGACTAGTAGTAGAAGTGCAAGTGGCGCTGCAGGTGATCCTAAGAAGAGAAAATCAGAAGAAAATTTGGGAGGCAATGGAAAGAAGTCGAAGCAAGATACTTCAATTACATCACCTCCCAAG GCAGAAGTGCCTAGCGTGAAGTTGGGAGAGAGGGACAAGATCATAGCATTGCAGCAGACCATCTCACCGTATGGAAAG TTGCATTTTGTCAGACGGATAGGGCATCAgtgttgtctgaaaccatcaagcACATCGAATATCTACATGAGCAAATACAG TTACTTAGTGAACCCTACATGGAGCATATCACAAATAAG GCGCCCTTTCAATGGGGAGGTAAAGAGGAGCAGAAGGCAGAGCATGATTTGA
- the LOC127335905 gene encoding uncharacterized protein isoform X3 translates to MQIHAPLPSWSPHNGTLLVSATTDPVAFSMVPSSSSRSHLPSGHLWNKTVLNTRAHGSSSEHGGGNGHGKDFLSLLEARKVMPEMLDDFPAAACDYLKGMDSGDYSSMAGSSTYGLDSSGPYTGSSPPLTRHDEVLKSPPVYLGNSTLVQGSVMGFMPSQNHEVQQDGDQQQELGAPTGTFLHHMIPSSGAIHGSSLGYSGSGNERVFHESGEMQVSFDALSSLDAISFSGYRSNKELTHISQYEQHTISVRLEQPKARTSSRSASGAAGDPKKRKSEENLGGNGKKSKQDTSITSPPKAEVPSVKLGERDKIIALQQTISPYGKTDRASVLSETIKHIEYLHEQIQLLSEPYMEHITNKAPFQWGGKEEQKAEHDLRGRGLCLVPVSCTPQVFQGNSLPDCWMPAYKSPLYR, encoded by the exons ATGCAGATCCACGCACCACTCCCCTCATGGAGCCCCCACAACGGCACGCTCCTTGTCTCCGCTACCACTGACCCTGTAGCCTTCTCCATGGTCCCTTCGTCATCGTCCCGCTCGCACCTGCCGAGTGGGCATCTATGGAATAAGACTGTCCT CAATACCAgagctcatgggagcagcagtgaGCATGGTGGGGGCAACGGCCATGGAAAGGACTTTCTTTCCTTGCTTGAAGCGAGGAAGGTGATGCCAGAGATGCTCGATGATTTCCCCGCTGCGGCATGCGACTACCTCAAAGGCATGGACAGTGGTGACTACAGCAGCATGGCCGGATCATCTACCTACGGTTTGGACAGCAGTGGCCCATACACTGGCTCCAGTCCTCCGCTCACCAGGCATGACgaggttctgaaatctccaccagTGTACCTGGGGAACAGTACTTTGGTGCAAGGGAGCGTGATGGGCTTCATGCCAAGCCAGAATCATGAGGTACAACAAGATGGTGACCAGCAGCAGGAGCTTGGAGCTCCCACTGGGACATTTCTGCACCATATGATTCCTAGTAGTGGTGCGATTCATGGAAGCTCTCTGGGTTATTCTGGCTCTGGGAATGAAAGGGTTTTTCATGAGTCCGGAGAAATGCAGGTTTCTTTTGATGCTTTGAGTTCGCTGGATGCTATCTCTTTTAGTGGCTACAGATCAAACAAAGAATTGACACATATCAGTCAATATGAGCAACATACTATATCGGTAAGACTG GAGCAGCCAAAGGCAAGGACTAGTAGTAGAAGTGCAAGTGGCGCTGCAGGTGATCCTAAGAAGAGAAAATCAGAAGAAAATTTGGGAGGCAATGGAAAGAAGTCGAAGCAAGATACTTCAATTACATCACCTCCCAAG GCAGAAGTGCCTAGCGTGAAGTTGGGAGAGAGGGACAAGATCATAGCATTGCAGCAGACCATCTCACCGTATGGAAAG ACGGATAGGGCATCAgtgttgtctgaaaccatcaagcACATCGAATATCTACATGAGCAAATACAG TTACTTAGTGAACCCTACATGGAGCATATCACAAATAAG GCGCCCTTTCAATGGGGAGGTAAAGAGGAGCAGAAGGCAGAGCATGATTTGAGAGGTAGAGGGCTGTGCTTGGTTCCTGTTTCGTGCACCCCACAAGTTTTCCAGGGTAATAGCCTGCCGGATTGCTGGATGCCGGCGTACAAGAGCCCCCTTTACCGATGA
- the LOC127335905 gene encoding uncharacterized protein isoform X1, with protein MAEQAADIPVSYSSSSTSPTSSIWESQQIMQIHAPLPSWSPHNGTLLVSATTDPVAFSMVPSSSSRSHLPSGHLWNKTVLNTRAHGSSSEHGGGNGHGKDFLSLLEARKVMPEMLDDFPAAACDYLKGMDSGDYSSMAGSSTYGLDSSGPYTGSSPPLTRHDEVLKSPPVYLGNSTLVQGSVMGFMPSQNHEVQQDGDQQQELGAPTGTFLHHMIPSSGAIHGSSLGYSGSGNERVFHESGEMQVSFDALSSLDAISFSGYRSNKELTHISQYEQHTISVRLEQPKARTSSRSASGAAGDPKKRKSEENLGGNGKKSKQDTSITSPPKAEVPSVKLGERDKIIALQQTISPYGKTDRASVLSETIKHIEYLHEQIQLLSEPYMEHITNKAPFQWGGKEEQKAEHDLRGRGLCLVPVSCTPQVFQGNSLPDCWMPAYKSPLYR; from the exons ATGGCTGAACAGGCAGCTGACATTCCAGTTAGTTACAGCAGCTCCTCCACTTCACCAACCAGCAGCATCTGGGAGAGCCAACAGATCATGCAGATCCACGCACCACTCCCCTCATGGAGCCCCCACAACGGCACGCTCCTTGTCTCCGCTACCACTGACCCTGTAGCCTTCTCCATGGTCCCTTCGTCATCGTCCCGCTCGCACCTGCCGAGTGGGCATCTATGGAATAAGACTGTCCT CAATACCAgagctcatgggagcagcagtgaGCATGGTGGGGGCAACGGCCATGGAAAGGACTTTCTTTCCTTGCTTGAAGCGAGGAAGGTGATGCCAGAGATGCTCGATGATTTCCCCGCTGCGGCATGCGACTACCTCAAAGGCATGGACAGTGGTGACTACAGCAGCATGGCCGGATCATCTACCTACGGTTTGGACAGCAGTGGCCCATACACTGGCTCCAGTCCTCCGCTCACCAGGCATGACgaggttctgaaatctccaccagTGTACCTGGGGAACAGTACTTTGGTGCAAGGGAGCGTGATGGGCTTCATGCCAAGCCAGAATCATGAGGTACAACAAGATGGTGACCAGCAGCAGGAGCTTGGAGCTCCCACTGGGACATTTCTGCACCATATGATTCCTAGTAGTGGTGCGATTCATGGAAGCTCTCTGGGTTATTCTGGCTCTGGGAATGAAAGGGTTTTTCATGAGTCCGGAGAAATGCAGGTTTCTTTTGATGCTTTGAGTTCGCTGGATGCTATCTCTTTTAGTGGCTACAGATCAAACAAAGAATTGACACATATCAGTCAATATGAGCAACATACTATATCGGTAAGACTG GAGCAGCCAAAGGCAAGGACTAGTAGTAGAAGTGCAAGTGGCGCTGCAGGTGATCCTAAGAAGAGAAAATCAGAAGAAAATTTGGGAGGCAATGGAAAGAAGTCGAAGCAAGATACTTCAATTACATCACCTCCCAAG GCAGAAGTGCCTAGCGTGAAGTTGGGAGAGAGGGACAAGATCATAGCATTGCAGCAGACCATCTCACCGTATGGAAAG ACGGATAGGGCATCAgtgttgtctgaaaccatcaagcACATCGAATATCTACATGAGCAAATACAG TTACTTAGTGAACCCTACATGGAGCATATCACAAATAAG GCGCCCTTTCAATGGGGAGGTAAAGAGGAGCAGAAGGCAGAGCATGATTTGAGAGGTAGAGGGCTGTGCTTGGTTCCTGTTTCGTGCACCCCACAAGTTTTCCAGGGTAATAGCCTGCCGGATTGCTGGATGCCGGCGTACAAGAGCCCCCTTTACCGATGA
- the LOC139835805 gene encoding protein FAR1-RELATED SEQUENCE 5-like → MSASDKTLIHILQETRVPPRNIMKIFRKTRGSFRAVPFDTKNLENELAKERKKIKNRDIEELLLLFKEAREKMPGFTHSLDVDSDNRVKSIFWTDQIGRANYSKFGQFVSFDTTFSTNQYGMPFAPILGVDNYGKTVVFGVGLLEDESAHTFKWLFEEYQSAMDNKHP, encoded by the coding sequence ATGTCTGCATCAGACAAGACTCTGATCCACATCCTACAAGAAACAAGAGTTCCACCCAGGAACATAATGAAaatattcaggaaaacaaggggaAGCTTCAGGGCAGTTCCATTTGATACAAAAAACCTAGAGAACGAGCtagcaaaagaaagaaaaaaaattaagAACAGGGACATTGAAGAGTTGTTGCTACTATTCAAGGAAGCACGTGAAAAGATGCCTGGATTCACACATTCACTTGATGTTGACAGCGATAATAGAGTGAAAAGTATATTTTGGACAGACCAAATAGGGAGGGCAAACTACTCAAAGTTTGGTCAATTTGTATCATTTGATACAACATTTTCAACCAACCAGTATGGGATGCCATTTGCTCCAATATTAGGGGTTGATAACTATGGCAAAACAGTCGTGTTTGGAGTAGGACTGCTGGAGGATGAGAGTGCACACACTTTCAAGTGGCTGTTTGAGGAATACCAGTCTGCTATGGACAACAAGCACCCGTAA
- the LOC127335905 gene encoding uncharacterized protein isoform X2 codes for MAEQAADIPVSYSSSSTSPTSSIWESQQIMQIHAPLPSWSPHNGTLLVSATTDPVAFSMVPSSSSRSHLPSGHLWNKTVLNTRAHGSSSEHGGGNGHGKDFLSLLEARKVMPEMLDDFPAAACDYLKGMDSGDYSSMAGSSTYGLDSSGPYTGSSPPLTRHDEVLKSPPVYLGNSTLVQGSVMGFMPSQNHEVQQDGDQQQELGAPTGTFLHHMIPSSGAIHGSSLGYSGSGNERVFHESGEMQVSFDALSSLDAISFSGYRSNKELTHISQYEQHTISEQPKARTSSRSASGAAGDPKKRKSEENLGGNGKKSKQDTSITSPPKAEVPSVKLGERDKIIALQQTISPYGKTDRASVLSETIKHIEYLHEQIQLLSEPYMEHITNKAPFQWGGKEEQKAEHDLRGRGLCLVPVSCTPQVFQGNSLPDCWMPAYKSPLYR; via the exons ATGGCTGAACAGGCAGCTGACATTCCAGTTAGTTACAGCAGCTCCTCCACTTCACCAACCAGCAGCATCTGGGAGAGCCAACAGATCATGCAGATCCACGCACCACTCCCCTCATGGAGCCCCCACAACGGCACGCTCCTTGTCTCCGCTACCACTGACCCTGTAGCCTTCTCCATGGTCCCTTCGTCATCGTCCCGCTCGCACCTGCCGAGTGGGCATCTATGGAATAAGACTGTCCT CAATACCAgagctcatgggagcagcagtgaGCATGGTGGGGGCAACGGCCATGGAAAGGACTTTCTTTCCTTGCTTGAAGCGAGGAAGGTGATGCCAGAGATGCTCGATGATTTCCCCGCTGCGGCATGCGACTACCTCAAAGGCATGGACAGTGGTGACTACAGCAGCATGGCCGGATCATCTACCTACGGTTTGGACAGCAGTGGCCCATACACTGGCTCCAGTCCTCCGCTCACCAGGCATGACgaggttctgaaatctccaccagTGTACCTGGGGAACAGTACTTTGGTGCAAGGGAGCGTGATGGGCTTCATGCCAAGCCAGAATCATGAGGTACAACAAGATGGTGACCAGCAGCAGGAGCTTGGAGCTCCCACTGGGACATTTCTGCACCATATGATTCCTAGTAGTGGTGCGATTCATGGAAGCTCTCTGGGTTATTCTGGCTCTGGGAATGAAAGGGTTTTTCATGAGTCCGGAGAAATGCAGGTTTCTTTTGATGCTTTGAGTTCGCTGGATGCTATCTCTTTTAGTGGCTACAGATCAAACAAAGAATTGACACATATCAGTCAATATGAGCAACATACTATATCG GAGCAGCCAAAGGCAAGGACTAGTAGTAGAAGTGCAAGTGGCGCTGCAGGTGATCCTAAGAAGAGAAAATCAGAAGAAAATTTGGGAGGCAATGGAAAGAAGTCGAAGCAAGATACTTCAATTACATCACCTCCCAAG GCAGAAGTGCCTAGCGTGAAGTTGGGAGAGAGGGACAAGATCATAGCATTGCAGCAGACCATCTCACCGTATGGAAAG ACGGATAGGGCATCAgtgttgtctgaaaccatcaagcACATCGAATATCTACATGAGCAAATACAG TTACTTAGTGAACCCTACATGGAGCATATCACAAATAAG GCGCCCTTTCAATGGGGAGGTAAAGAGGAGCAGAAGGCAGAGCATGATTTGAGAGGTAGAGGGCTGTGCTTGGTTCCTGTTTCGTGCACCCCACAAGTTTTCCAGGGTAATAGCCTGCCGGATTGCTGGATGCCGGCGTACAAGAGCCCCCTTTACCGATGA